In the genome of Streptomyces sp. Tu 3180, the window CATCCGCCGCGGGCCCGTGGCCCGCACGAAGCCGGGGGTCCCGGTGAGCGGGGAGGCCCAGACCCCGCCGGTCTCCGGGGCGGCGGCGCCGACCACCAGCAGCGGCTGGAGCTCCAGGAAGGCCGCCGCGACCGGTTTGATGCCGTGCCCGATGGACCGCCCGACGTGGTCGGCGCTCCCGCGCACGCCCACGCGGTCCTGCACGGCGCGCGACCCCGCGTGGTACACCTCCGTGGTCGTCTCCACGGCTAGAAGAAACCGCAGGTCGGGACGGAGCCGTAGGGCGCCGGGGCGCCTTCGGCGCCGGTCGGCGCCGAGATCTCCAGGCGAATTCCGTCCGGGTCGTGGAAGAAGATGCCGCCGGACGCCGCGCCCTCGGCGTGGGCGACCACGCCCTCGTGGGCGAAGTCGGTGCCGTGGGCCCGCAGGGCCTCCTCGTACTCCCTGACCCGTTCGATCGAGTCCACCTCGAAGGCGAGGTGGTGCAGTCCGGCACGGGTGCCGTCGTACGGGCTCCGCGCCTGCTGCCAGAGCGCGAGCACGAGCCTCTCGCCGTCGCCCAGGAGCGCGAAGCGCCGGCCGTCCTCCTTGCCCTCGCCGATCGTGACGAAGCCGAGGACGTCGCGGTAGAAGGCGAGCGAGCGGTCGAGGTCGGTGACGTTCAGGCCGGTGTGGCCGGTGCGCAGGGTCATGGGTGTCCCTTCGTCGGGCCCCGCGGAAGGAGCGGGGCTAACCGTTGAAATGGACTTTAGAGGTTAGAGATGGCGCGCGTCAACCGGTCACGTACCCTTGACCGGTTAGTACGGAAGGGAGCCCCCATGTCCGACCCGGACCACGTCGACCCGCGCCCGCTCACCGGGGAGCCGCTCGCGCTCGACCTGCTCAACACGCGCTGGGTGAGCGACGGGGCCCCGCAGGACCTGCTCACCGGCACCGACGGGCTCGCGGTGTGGCTGCGCGCCAACGAGCTGGACGGGCGCTTCGCCGCGGACGCGGCGACCCTGCGCCACGTCCTGCAGGCCCGGGACGCCCTGAAGGAGGCGGTGGACGGGGAGCCGGAGCGGGGCGCGCGGGCCGTCGACGCCGTCCTCGCGCACGGGCGGATCCGGGCCACGCTCACCGCGGACGGACCGGGCGAGCGGCCCGAGTTCGACGACGCCTCCTGGGGGCCGGCCTGGCTCGCCGCCCGCGACTACCTCCGGCTGCTCGCCCTCGCGCCCGACCGGATCCGCGGCTGCGCCCACGAGGCGTGCGTCCTGCACTTCTTCGACACCTCGCGCAACGGCACGCGCCGCTGGTGCTCCATGGCGGCCTGCGGCAACCGCGCGAAGGCCTCGCGCCACTACGCGCGCACGAAGGACGCCTGACGGGCGGACCGCCCGCCACCCCGGCGCCGCCCTGGGCGACTTGCCCCCTTCGGGGGGTCATCTCCCCAAAAGGGCATCGGGGGTTTTCCCCATGCATCCATTTCGATTCGGTCAACCTTCCCCAAACACCAGTCCCTTGCGTAAGGCTCGGCGCTCGTCCGGGATCGCGTTCCGGACCGTAGCGGCCAGGGCCGATCGGTTCCGGTCGCTCCACGATCGTTCCTTACCTCCAAGGGATGCCGATGACCCACACCCCCCAGCGCGACCCGATATCGGGTACGAGACGCGTGGCCCGCATCGCCGTGGCCGCCGGTCTCGTCGCCGCGCTCTCCGCGGCCGGGCCGATACCCCTGGCCCTCGCCGCCGACGCGCCGTCCGCCGCGCCCGTCGACGGTGACGTCAAGTCCGCGCACCGGAAGCTCGGTCCGGACGACGCCGACCTGCTCGCCGAGGCCAAGGCCGACGGCGCCAAGCACGTCACGATGATGATCGCCACCGCGCCCGGGAAGACCGAGCAGGTCGCCGGGCAGCTGGACGCGGTCAAGGGCGGTTCGGTCGGCCGGACGCACGACGAGCTCGGCTACGTCCGCGCCACCGTCCCCACCGCCAAGGCGGACTCGGCCATCGCCGCCGCCGCCGCGCTCTCCTCCGTGCACGGCATCGACCTGCGCGAGGAGATCCCGCTGGACGACCCGACGCCGGGCGCGGACACCGCGAAGCGGGCGGGGAGCGAGGGCACCGCCGCCTACCCTGCCCCCGGGAAGCGGACCCCCGCGGAGAACCCGTACAACCCGTCCTTCGAGACCGGCGCCGTCGAGTTCGTCGAGGACAACCCGAAGGCGGACGGCCGCGGCGTCACCATCGGCATCCTCGACTCGGGCGTGGACCTCGGCCACCCGGCGCTGCAGAGGACCACCACCGGCGAGCGCAAGATCGTCGACTGGGTGACGGCGACCGACCCGATCGTGGACAGCGACCGGACCTGGCGCCCGATGGTCTCCTCCGTCTCCGGTCCCGCCTTCACCTACAACGGCAGGACCTGGCGGGCCCCGGCGGGCGACTACCGGATCAGCACCTTCCTGGAGTCCTACACCGCCGGCGGCGACGCGGCCGGTGACGCCAACCGCGACGGCGACACCACCGACTCCTGGGGCGTGCTCTACGACGCGGCGGCCGGCACGGTCCGCGTCGACCTGAACAACAACCAGGACTTCGGCGACGACACCCCGATGAAGCCGTACA includes:
- a CDS encoding VOC family protein, with product MTLRTGHTGLNVTDLDRSLAFYRDVLGFVTIGEGKEDGRRFALLGDGERLVLALWQQARSPYDGTRAGLHHLAFEVDSIERVREYEEALRAHGTDFAHEGVVAHAEGAASGGIFFHDPDGIRLEISAPTGAEGAPAPYGSVPTCGFF
- a CDS encoding CGNR zinc finger domain-containing protein, which gives rise to MSDPDHVDPRPLTGEPLALDLLNTRWVSDGAPQDLLTGTDGLAVWLRANELDGRFAADAATLRHVLQARDALKEAVDGEPERGARAVDAVLAHGRIRATLTADGPGERPEFDDASWGPAWLAARDYLRLLALAPDRIRGCAHEACVLHFFDTSRNGTRRWCSMAACGNRAKASRHYARTKDA